Proteins co-encoded in one Haloarcula pelagica genomic window:
- a CDS encoding cupin domain-containing protein: MDRTHLDFDRYFEVVMETDEAQVAEMTVDPGRAVGGPENYHTDSDQWLFVVSGTGVVTVDGTDQRIEPGDLLRIEAGERHGIENDGDEPLETLNVYTPPR; encoded by the coding sequence ATGGACCGGACACACCTCGACTTCGATCGCTACTTCGAGGTCGTCATGGAGACCGACGAGGCACAGGTCGCCGAGATGACCGTCGACCCCGGACGGGCCGTCGGCGGGCCGGAGAACTACCACACCGACAGCGACCAGTGGCTGTTCGTCGTCTCGGGGACCGGCGTCGTCACGGTCGACGGCACGGACCAGCGCATCGAACCGGGTGACCTGCTGCGGATTGAGGCGGGCGAGCGCCACGGTATCGAGAACGACGGCGACGAGCCCCTGGAGACGCTGAACGTCTACACGCCCCCGCGATAG
- a CDS encoding ribbon-helix-helix protein, CopG family yields the protein MSEAHLDLEAVELELDEELLDAIDEKAFKDHRENRDAAVRDLLDEWLKERD from the coding sequence ATGAGCGAGGCGCACCTCGACCTGGAAGCGGTCGAACTCGAACTCGACGAGGAGTTGCTGGACGCGATCGACGAGAAGGCGTTCAAAGACCACCGCGAGAACCGCGACGCGGCGGTCCGTGACCTGCTCGACGAGTGGCTCAAAGAGCGGGACTAG
- a CDS encoding CPBP family intramembrane glutamic endopeptidase, with protein MPTEVASGADCDVPVAHLAAFVLVTLAVSGGVAAATIVETVSSVTTIPIMLAPALLAIVLRQIQGYSVRRTVVGSLRGATARSVAFAVGFPVAFIALAAVVALSTGLGTYNPGGGEFSYVGPVVLFPVFLLFAGILSYGEELGRRGYLLPALTERVGPIVATVIVGIVWALYHFPALYFGARATGLGDPVTTAVIQMGAVLAVAAFPFSYAYYLSEGSVLPPVVLHLTWNLLNPFVLGNVYTNVEGFIAGQVILISGEGLLGLAIGIPTLAVVALLIRQRRFFGTAPRPEG; from the coding sequence ATGCCCACTGAAGTGGCGTCGGGCGCCGACTGCGACGTGCCGGTCGCACATCTCGCCGCCTTCGTCCTCGTGACCCTCGCCGTGAGTGGCGGGGTCGCTGCCGCGACGATCGTCGAGACGGTGTCGAGCGTGACGACGATCCCGATCATGCTTGCGCCCGCACTGCTGGCCATCGTTCTCCGGCAGATCCAGGGCTACTCCGTCCGGCGAACGGTCGTCGGGTCGCTCCGCGGGGCGACCGCCAGGTCGGTGGCGTTCGCGGTCGGCTTTCCAGTCGCCTTCATCGCGCTCGCTGCCGTTGTTGCGCTCTCGACGGGGCTCGGGACGTACAACCCGGGTGGCGGCGAATTCAGCTACGTCGGGCCAGTGGTCCTCTTCCCGGTGTTCTTGCTCTTCGCGGGGATCCTTAGCTACGGGGAGGAACTGGGCCGGCGGGGGTATCTCCTGCCGGCACTCACCGAGCGAGTCGGCCCGATCGTGGCCACCGTCATCGTGGGTATCGTCTGGGCGCTGTATCACTTCCCGGCGCTGTACTTCGGCGCACGGGCGACCGGTCTCGGCGACCCGGTGACGACCGCGGTCATCCAGATGGGGGCGGTGCTGGCCGTCGCCGCGTTCCCGTTCTCGTACGCCTATTACCTCTCGGAGGGGAGTGTCCTCCCACCGGTGGTACTCCACCTGACGTGGAACCTCCTCAACCCGTTCGTGCTCGGGAACGTCTATACGAACGTCGAGGGGTTCATCGCTGGACAGGTGATTTTGATCAGCGGCGAAGGGCTACTCGGACTGGCTATCGGCATCCCGACGCTTGCCGTGGTCGCGCTCCTCATCCGCCAGCGACGGTTCTTCGGGACAGCGCCCCGCCCCGAGGGGTAG